In the bacterium genome, one interval contains:
- a CDS encoding acyl-CoA carboxylase subunit beta codes for MEEKLKQLEELNSQAELGGGQDRIERQHASGKMTARERVDLLLDPGTFTEFDRFVTNEPKEFELGDGQILGDGVVTGSGRIDGRLVFVFSQDFTVFGGSLSGPFAEKVCKIMDHAMKVGAPVIGLNDSGGARIQEGVVSLGGYGDIFLRNVLASGVVPQLSAIMGPCAGGAVYSPAITDFIVMVKSTSSMGITGPDVIKQVTGEEMTLEELGGAMTHNSKSGVAHLAVENEQECIRMLRALLSFIPQNNQSDPPFLATDDDPRRSDPRLNNIVPVVGNQPYDMSELIGMVVDDGIFLEIQPHYAKNILTGFARFGGRSVGVVANQPAFLAGCLDIDASVKAARFVRFCDCFNIPIVTFVDVTGFLPGTNQEWGGIIRHGAKLLYAFAEATVPKVTVVTRKAIGGAYDVMSSKHLRGDINYAYPHSEFAVMGADGAVAVIHKREIADASDSEARRKELEAGYIEKFSNPYKAASLGYIDAVIKPEDTRWRVIDALSMLEDKQDTNPPKKHGNIPL; via the coding sequence ATCGAGGAGAAGCTCAAGCAGCTCGAAGAGCTGAACTCGCAGGCGGAACTTGGCGGAGGCCAGGATCGCATCGAGCGCCAGCACGCTTCGGGCAAGATGACGGCCCGCGAGCGCGTCGACCTATTGCTCGATCCCGGCACGTTCACGGAGTTTGATCGCTTTGTGACCAACGAACCCAAGGAATTCGAACTGGGTGACGGTCAGATCCTGGGCGATGGAGTCGTGACCGGCTCGGGCCGTATCGACGGCCGGCTCGTCTTCGTGTTCTCGCAGGACTTCACGGTCTTTGGAGGATCGCTTTCGGGTCCGTTTGCCGAGAAGGTCTGCAAGATCATGGACCACGCCATGAAGGTGGGGGCACCGGTCATCGGACTCAACGATTCGGGCGGCGCGCGTATCCAGGAAGGAGTCGTATCGCTCGGCGGCTACGGCGACATCTTTCTGCGCAATGTCCTCGCGTCGGGCGTCGTTCCTCAGCTTTCGGCAATCATGGGACCGTGCGCGGGTGGCGCGGTCTACTCGCCCGCGATCACCGACTTCATCGTCATGGTCAAAAGCACCAGTAGCATGGGCATCACAGGTCCCGACGTCATCAAGCAGGTGACCGGTGAAGAGATGACGCTCGAAGAGCTCGGCGGTGCCATGACCCACAACAGTAAGAGCGGTGTGGCTCATCTGGCGGTCGAGAACGAGCAGGAGTGCATTCGCATGCTCCGCGCACTGCTCTCGTTCATTCCGCAGAACAACCAATCGGACCCACCGTTTCTGGCGACCGACGACGATCCCCGTCGTTCGGATCCCCGTCTGAACAACATAGTGCCCGTGGTCGGAAATCAGCCTTACGATATGTCGGAGCTGATAGGGATGGTGGTCGACGATGGGATTTTCCTGGAAATCCAACCGCATTACGCAAAAAACATCCTGACCGGATTTGCGCGTTTCGGTGGTCGATCCGTCGGTGTCGTCGCGAACCAGCCGGCCTTCCTGGCGGGCTGCCTCGACATCGATGCATCCGTAAAGGCTGCGCGTTTCGTGCGTTTCTGCGACTGCTTCAACATCCCGATCGTAACTTTCGTGGACGTGACCGGCTTCCTGCCGGGAACCAACCAGGAATGGGGCGGCATCATCCGCCACGGTGCCAAGCTCTTGTACGCGTTCGCCGAGGCGACAGTCCCGAAGGTCACCGTGGTCACGCGCAAAGCGATCGGTGGCGCCTACGACGTGATGAGTTCCAAGCATCTGCGGGGTGATATCAACTACGCGTATCCGCATTCCGAGTTCGCCGTGATGGGTGCCGACGGAGCCGTGGCGGTCATTCACAAGCGCGAGATCGCCGATGCAAGCGATTCCGAAGCCAGACGCAAGGAACTCGAGGCGGGATACATCGAGAAGTTTTCGAATCCCTACAAGGCGGCGTCGCTGGGCTATATCGATGCGGTGATCAAGCCAGAGGATACTCGCTGGCGCGTGATCGACGCGCTTTCGATGCTAGAGGACAAACAGGATACGAACCCGCCGAAGAAGCACGGGAACATCCCCCTGTGA
- a CDS encoding NADP-dependent malic enzyme — protein sequence MAVFTKEQALEYHKEGRPGKIEVVATKSVLTARDLSLAYSPGVAEPCREIAKRPDDAFLYTSKANLVAVVSNGTAVLGLGNIGALAGKPVMEGKGVLFKRFAGVDVFDIELDTEDPEEIIKTCKLLEPTFGGINLEDIRAPDCFEIEERLIEEMDIPVFHDDQHGTAIISAAAFLNALELTNRKIEDTIVVFAGAGAAGIACAALYVHLGVKLENIFMTDSRGVIYKGREEGMNKYKQRFAVETDCRTLADCMKGADAFVGVSAAGLVTKDMVRDMADQPIIFAMANPDPEISPDDVAEVRDDAIMATGRSDYANQVNNVLGFPFLFRGALDVRARTINMDMKMAAVEALAALAKEGEHGLPDEVRHAYPGERFEFGPQYIIPKPFDSRVLIWESTAVAKAAMDSGVARIQIDLDEYRESLQKYLGSTRMVMRGVIRKAKAGPKRIVFPEGNEERVLRAVQILRQEELCEPILLGNEREVRGCAAQLGVNLDGVSVIDPRTSDRSVYYQRELGNLRRRKGVTERDAERLLARRSYFGVMMVRMGDAQGLVAGLTKSYPESVRPALEIIGLAEGHPVAAGVYLVIQKDRTLFFADSSVNVEPNAEELAGIAELGASTAKWFGFDPVVALVSFSNYGSVRGAGTERLAEAVKIARGRWPDLKIDGEMQADIALDPEKRAKRFPFSEIQEAANVLVFPNLDSAHIAVRLMDAVGGASVVGPILMGTRSPVNSLQPSATVEDIVNLTAITVLQAQKEY from the coding sequence GTGGCCGTTTTTACCAAGGAGCAGGCGCTCGAGTACCACAAGGAGGGGCGCCCGGGAAAGATCGAAGTCGTTGCGACCAAGAGCGTCCTGACGGCTCGGGATCTCTCACTGGCGTATTCCCCAGGTGTCGCCGAGCCGTGTCGCGAAATCGCCAAGCGACCCGACGATGCTTTCCTGTACACGTCCAAGGCAAATCTGGTTGCCGTCGTCAGTAATGGTACGGCGGTTCTGGGTCTCGGTAACATCGGTGCACTCGCGGGCAAGCCGGTCATGGAGGGCAAGGGCGTCCTGTTCAAGCGCTTCGCGGGCGTGGATGTTTTCGACATAGAACTCGATACCGAAGATCCCGAAGAGATCATCAAGACGTGCAAGCTCCTCGAGCCGACTTTTGGAGGCATCAACCTGGAAGACATCCGGGCGCCCGATTGTTTCGAGATCGAAGAACGCCTGATCGAAGAGATGGACATTCCGGTCTTTCACGACGATCAGCACGGCACCGCGATCATCTCTGCAGCGGCCTTCCTGAACGCACTCGAGCTGACGAATCGCAAGATCGAAGACACCATCGTCGTGTTCGCAGGGGCCGGTGCTGCGGGCATCGCCTGCGCCGCCCTTTACGTGCACCTGGGCGTGAAGCTCGAGAACATCTTCATGACCGATAGTCGCGGAGTCATCTACAAGGGCCGCGAAGAAGGCATGAACAAGTACAAACAGCGTTTTGCAGTCGAGACCGACTGTCGCACGCTCGCGGATTGCATGAAGGGCGCCGACGCTTTCGTCGGTGTCAGCGCAGCCGGTCTCGTGACCAAAGACATGGTCCGCGATATGGCAGATCAGCCGATCATCTTCGCCATGGCCAATCCCGATCCAGAGATTTCACCGGACGATGTTGCCGAGGTTCGCGACGATGCGATCATGGCGACCGGCCGCTCGGACTATGCAAACCAGGTGAACAACGTTCTGGGCTTTCCATTCCTCTTCCGCGGTGCGCTCGACGTGCGCGCGCGAACGATCAACATGGACATGAAGATGGCGGCGGTGGAGGCACTCGCGGCGCTCGCGAAAGAGGGCGAGCACGGACTCCCCGACGAGGTGCGTCACGCGTATCCCGGCGAGCGTTTCGAGTTTGGTCCGCAGTACATCATTCCCAAACCCTTTGATTCGCGCGTCCTGATCTGGGAGTCGACTGCCGTGGCCAAGGCCGCGATGGATTCCGGCGTTGCGCGCATCCAGATCGATCTGGACGAGTATCGGGAGAGTCTGCAGAAGTACCTGGGCAGCACTCGGATGGTCATGCGCGGCGTGATCCGCAAGGCCAAAGCCGGACCCAAGCGGATCGTCTTCCCGGAGGGGAATGAGGAGCGCGTTCTGCGGGCCGTCCAGATCTTGCGCCAGGAGGAACTCTGCGAACCGATCCTACTGGGAAACGAGCGCGAGGTCCGGGGATGCGCAGCACAACTGGGCGTCAATCTGGACGGAGTTTCCGTCATCGACCCCAGGACTTCGGATCGTTCGGTCTACTACCAGCGCGAGTTGGGAAACCTGCGCCGCCGCAAGGGCGTGACCGAACGCGATGCCGAGCGCTTACTCGCGCGTCGTAGTTACTTCGGCGTGATGATGGTGCGCATGGGCGATGCTCAAGGCCTAGTTGCGGGCCTGACCAAGTCGTATCCGGAGTCTGTTCGCCCCGCACTCGAGATCATCGGACTGGCCGAAGGCCATCCGGTCGCCGCGGGCGTGTACCTGGTGATCCAGAAGGACCGCACGCTTTTCTTCGCCGACTCCTCGGTGAATGTTGAACCGAATGCCGAGGAACTCGCAGGGATCGCGGAACTGGGCGCTTCGACCGCGAAGTGGTTTGGTTTCGACCCGGTCGTGGCGCTCGTGTCGTTTTCCAACTATGGAAGCGTGCGCGGTGCCGGAACCGAGCGGCTCGCAGAAGCGGTGAAAATCGCGCGCGGACGCTGGCCAGATCTGAAGATCGACGGGGAGATGCAAGCAGACATCGCATTGGATCCCGAAAAGCGCGCGAAGCGCTTTCCGTTCTCCGAAATCCAGGAAGCGGCCAATGTGCTCGTCTTTCCGAACCTCGACTCAGCGCATATTGCAGTACGTCTGATGGACGCGGTCGGTGGTGCGAGCGTCGTGGGTCCGATCCTGATGGGTACGCGCAGTCCAGTGAATTCCCTGCAGCCGAGTGCCACCGTCGAAGACATCGTAAATCTTACGGCGATCACCGTCCTGCAGGCCCAGAAGGAGTACTAG
- the fsa gene encoding fructose-6-phosphate aldolase, producing the protein MKFFLDTAHIPHIREATAQGLCDGVTTNPSLLAKEEGDPREVIREITKICDGPISAEVISLEAEGMVREGLEWVKVASNIVVKIPMTTEGLKAIRLLADQNIPTNCTLVFTPIQALMAAKAGASMVSPFVGRLDDVHPGVGMDLIEQIVQVFSNYEISTEVIVASVRNPSHVIDSARIGADIATIPFDVLQGLTKHQLTDSGIERFLADWEKVKERG; encoded by the coding sequence ATGAAGTTTTTCCTTGATACGGCTCATATCCCGCACATCCGCGAGGCGACTGCCCAGGGCCTCTGCGATGGCGTCACAACCAACCCGAGCCTCCTCGCAAAGGAAGAGGGGGATCCGCGCGAAGTCATTCGCGAGATCACCAAGATCTGCGATGGCCCGATCAGTGCCGAAGTCATCAGCCTGGAAGCCGAGGGCATGGTGCGAGAGGGCCTCGAGTGGGTCAAGGTGGCATCCAATATCGTGGTCAAGATTCCCATGACCACAGAGGGCCTCAAGGCCATCCGCTTGCTTGCGGATCAGAACATCCCCACCAATTGCACCCTGGTTTTCACGCCTATTCAGGCGCTGATGGCCGCAAAGGCCGGCGCCAGCATGGTTTCTCCCTTCGTCGGCCGACTCGACGACGTTCATCCCGGCGTGGGCATGGATCTCATCGAGCAGATTGTCCAGGTGTTCTCGAATTACGAGATCTCCACCGAGGTCATCGTGGCGAGTGTGCGCAACCCCAGCCACGTGATCGACTCGGCGCGGATCGGAGCCGACATCGCCACCATACCCTTCGATGTGCTCCAGGGCCTGACGAAGCACCAGCTCACCGATTCCGGTATCGAGCGCTTCCTCGCGGACTGGGAAAAGGTCAAGGAGCGCGGCTAG
- the folK gene encoding 2-amino-4-hydroxy-6-hydroxymethyldihydropteridine diphosphokinase, whose product MSELAYIGVGSNLADPEAQVRRALAALGTFGRVRASSLYRTEPLGPADQPWYVNAVAELRTELEPVSLLVGLQEIERKAGRPADRVDRPRKPRWGPRVLDLDLILFGDRVFETPDLELPHPRFRQRGFVLRPLSELAPALEDPGTRKTVLQLLRELDDSLQVERLSAPRPEEASPDTGNPIPEHPEVWQR is encoded by the coding sequence CTGAGCGAACTCGCCTACATCGGCGTGGGTTCGAATCTCGCCGACCCGGAGGCGCAGGTTCGCAGGGCGCTGGCCGCTCTTGGAACTTTCGGCCGGGTTCGGGCTTCTTCGTTGTACCGAACCGAACCACTGGGTCCGGCGGACCAGCCCTGGTACGTGAACGCCGTCGCCGAACTCCGGACCGAGCTCGAGCCGGTTTCCCTGCTGGTCGGGCTCCAGGAGATCGAGCGAAAGGCAGGCCGTCCCGCGGATCGGGTCGATCGTCCACGAAAGCCCCGCTGGGGACCCCGCGTGCTCGACCTCGACCTCATTCTGTTCGGTGACAGGGTCTTTGAAACGCCGGATCTGGAGCTTCCGCACCCCCGATTTCGCCAGCGCGGATTCGTTTTGAGGCCACTATCCGAGCTAGCGCCCGCTCTAGAGGACCCCGGGACTCGCAAAACCGTCCTCCAGCTGCTCCGGGAGCTTGACGACAGCCTTCAGGTTGAGAGACTGTCCGCACCCCGACCGGAGGAAGCCTCCCCGGATACGGGAAACCCCATACCGGAGCATCCGGAGGTCTGGCAGCGATGA
- the lspA gene encoding signal peptidase II translates to MTPKLKTLLLLVVTVWPLDQLTKYLVSTNVQPWEPIPVITGFFRITHSRNPGAALGLAQDVHVGVFIVLTIVALLLIASFFRQVAPDDRLSALSLGLIVAGALGNLTDRIFRQEVIDFLQFDFGIFIFPDFNVADSAVVIGVGLLLLDVLTQETEEGVSRETDS, encoded by the coding sequence GTGACGCCGAAGCTGAAAACCCTGCTTCTGCTGGTGGTGACCGTCTGGCCGCTCGATCAGCTGACCAAATACCTGGTCTCCACCAATGTTCAGCCCTGGGAGCCGATCCCGGTTATTACGGGTTTCTTCCGCATCACGCATTCCCGCAATCCCGGCGCTGCACTGGGGCTGGCTCAAGATGTCCACGTCGGTGTGTTCATCGTGCTGACGATCGTCGCATTGCTGCTGATCGCGTCGTTTTTTCGCCAGGTCGCCCCTGACGATCGCCTCTCCGCTCTGTCCCTGGGACTGATCGTCGCCGGTGCGCTCGGCAATCTGACCGATCGGATCTTTCGCCAGGAAGTGATCGACTTCCTGCAGTTCGATTTTGGAATATTCATTTTCCCCGACTTCAATGTCGCCGATAGCGCCGTAGTGATCGGCGTAGGCTTGTTGCTGCTCGACGTCCTGACCCAGGAAACCGAAGAAGGGGTATCACGCGAGACGGACAGCTGA
- a CDS encoding PBP1A family penicillin-binding protein produces the protein MLKRLSIAGAVALIAVLAGSFWLRNWAAELEERVEARFQGRLFALPSKIYSGPLLLYPEVDVGRVGLLERLERMNYHVAGSAQPSVGEYVVGPESIEVNRRPFEYPHRSDPGGRILLQLDDRARVLAMFDSEGREHATVEIEPELIAQLRGEAREDRRVVALDEISPLLIEAIIEVEDSAFYEHNGLHLWRIAGALFANLRAGHVVQGGSTLTQQLVKNFYLTREQTLSRKFTEAAMALLLERNHDKSEILEAYLNEIYMGQRGSIAVHGMAEAAHYYLAKNVRDLSLADAALLASIIKGPNRYSPQRHPERALKRRNLVLRVLFENQRIPRETYESAIALDLGVHDFPSSPNPSPYFVEFLRQDLARVYGDAILRSEGMSIYTTLDARLQRAANRAVRDGLRSLETGFPELERPDSPLQAAVVAIAPRTGDILAMVGGRDYASTQFNRATQAHRQPGSVFKPIVALAGLAANGGPPHFTLASTLEDEPLVLELPNGEWAPENYDGEYRGPVSLRRAIEESLNVPVARMGIAVGPERVIETARRMGIESPLDPLPSIALGAFEITVLEAARAYSVLASGGVVPELRSYTEIVHVDGRVLERQDRNFVQAFEPAEVYLVTSALNGAVERGTGRRLRQLGFKGPLAGKTGTSSDFRDAWFIGFTPDLVIAVWVGFDDGKSLGVPGSVAALPIFARVLEAARGKEGSAEFLEPPGIERIEINRETGLRAGLNCPGEAELFLAGSAPDDYCGGGPNPVDRVFEWLRKRL, from the coding sequence GTCGATGTCGGACGGGTGGGCCTGCTCGAGCGCCTGGAGCGCATGAACTACCACGTTGCCGGATCCGCGCAGCCTTCCGTGGGTGAGTACGTGGTGGGCCCCGAGAGCATCGAGGTCAATCGCCGGCCGTTCGAATACCCGCATCGCTCCGACCCCGGGGGGCGCATCCTGTTGCAACTCGACGATCGCGCGAGAGTGCTGGCAATGTTCGATTCCGAAGGCCGCGAGCACGCGACCGTCGAGATCGAGCCCGAGCTGATCGCCCAGTTGCGCGGCGAGGCGCGCGAGGACCGGCGCGTGGTTGCACTCGACGAGATCTCACCACTCCTGATCGAAGCGATCATCGAAGTCGAAGACTCGGCCTTCTACGAGCACAACGGACTTCACCTGTGGCGCATCGCAGGAGCCCTTTTCGCGAACCTGCGCGCGGGACACGTCGTGCAGGGCGGCAGCACGCTTACCCAGCAGCTGGTGAAAAATTTCTATCTCACACGCGAACAGACCCTGTCGCGCAAGTTCACCGAAGCGGCCATGGCTTTACTGCTGGAGCGCAATCACGACAAGAGCGAAATCCTCGAGGCCTACCTGAACGAGATCTACATGGGCCAACGCGGTTCGATTGCCGTTCACGGAATGGCGGAAGCCGCGCACTACTACCTCGCGAAGAACGTGCGGGATCTCTCTTTGGCCGATGCCGCTCTGCTGGCGAGCATCATCAAGGGACCCAATCGCTACTCCCCTCAAAGGCACCCCGAGCGGGCGTTGAAGCGTCGCAACCTGGTGCTGCGTGTGTTGTTCGAAAACCAGAGGATTCCCCGGGAAACCTATGAGAGCGCGATCGCGCTCGATCTGGGTGTGCATGACTTTCCCTCGTCTCCGAACCCTTCCCCCTACTTCGTGGAATTCCTGCGCCAGGACCTGGCTCGGGTGTACGGAGACGCGATCTTGCGCAGTGAGGGCATGTCGATCTACACGACGCTGGACGCGCGCCTGCAGCGCGCTGCGAACCGCGCGGTGAGAGATGGGCTGCGCTCTCTGGAAACCGGGTTTCCCGAACTCGAACGGCCGGACTCTCCTCTGCAGGCGGCCGTCGTGGCGATTGCGCCGCGCACCGGGGACATCCTGGCGATGGTCGGCGGTCGCGACTACGCCAGCACGCAATTCAACCGCGCCACGCAAGCGCATCGCCAGCCGGGAAGCGTGTTCAAACCGATTGTCGCGCTCGCGGGCCTGGCAGCCAACGGAGGCCCTCCGCACTTCACACTCGCATCGACGCTCGAGGACGAACCCCTGGTACTCGAACTGCCCAACGGGGAGTGGGCGCCCGAGAACTACGACGGAGAGTATCGCGGCCCCGTGAGCCTGCGCCGCGCAATCGAGGAATCCCTGAACGTGCCGGTCGCCCGAATGGGTATCGCCGTGGGTCCCGAGCGTGTCATCGAGACCGCCCGGCGCATGGGTATCGAGAGTCCGCTCGACCCCTTGCCTAGCATCGCGCTGGGAGCGTTCGAAATCACGGTACTCGAAGCTGCACGCGCCTACTCCGTACTTGCCTCGGGCGGTGTGGTTCCCGAACTGCGCAGTTACACGGAGATCGTGCACGTCGACGGTCGGGTACTCGAACGACAGGACCGGAACTTCGTACAGGCGTTTGAACCGGCCGAGGTCTATCTGGTTACATCCGCTCTCAACGGCGCGGTCGAACGCGGTACCGGACGCCGCCTGCGCCAACTCGGCTTCAAGGGCCCCCTGGCCGGAAAGACGGGCACTTCCAGCGATTTCCGGGATGCCTGGTTCATCGGCTTCACGCCAGACCTGGTGATCGCCGTATGGGTCGGTTTTGACGACGGGAAAAGCCTGGGCGTGCCGGGATCCGTGGCTGCTCTGCCCATCTTCGCGCGGGTCCTGGAAGCGGCGCGCGGAAAAGAGGGAAGTGCGGAGTTTCTCGAACCTCCCGGTATCGAGCGGATCGAGATCAATCGCGAGACCGGCCTGCGCGCTGGATTGAATTGCCCCGGCGAAGCGGAGCTATTTCTGGCTGGAAGTGCTCCCGACGACTACTGCGGCGGCGGCCCGAATCCGGTCGACCGCGTCTTCGAGTGGCTCAGGAAGCGTCTGTGA